A DNA window from Impatiens glandulifera chromosome 7, dImpGla2.1, whole genome shotgun sequence contains the following coding sequences:
- the LOC124945756 gene encoding uncharacterized protein LOC124945756, with amino-acid sequence MAYRRRQGITRASTFKEEIHHPPDDDHNNSSSSSANSSLAAKAVRASTAYRDSSSLSSAYGNFSFDSSSANRSKEPPQFEYTSFKRNNEPPKGLWGVLALKAKSILEDDAISQQQSTASSTLRPQPLDTSWDSQFNRMQGSFDSNRRVENPRLRKGLDVLASSLNSIGDSIGNALEEGRSMVENKTADIIQETRKLQIRRKGGNSDEQIQIADSNAQTLQNNQETKLKASRDVAMATAAKAKLLLRELKTIKADLAFARERCTQLEEENKILREAREKGVNPADDDMIRLQLETLLNEKSRLANENSIYARENRFLREIVEYHQLTMQDVVYFDEGIDEEVTEVYPIPAISRILSISPPSPLSPPSIHDDINVDPSRFSNSTSTLDAEHTFPSISLPPPPPPPPTPTTAKAGGSFDLTVPQDTNEVIK; translated from the exons ATGGCTTATAGAAGACGACAAGGAATTACAAGAGCATCAACCTTCAAAGAAGAGATTCATCATCCGCCTGATGATGATCATAACAACTCTTCTTCCTCATCCGCTAATTCTTCTCTCGCTGCTAAAGCCGTTAGAGCTTCCACTGCATATCGCGATTCATCATCTCTTTCCTCCGCTTATGGAAATTTCTCTTTTGACTCCTCCTCTGCAAATAGATCCAAG GAGCCTCCACAATTTGAATATACATCGTTCAAAAGGAACAATGAGCCTCCGAAAGGATTATGGGGAGTTCTTGCTCTGAAAGCCAAATCAATTCTTGAAGATGATGCCATTTCCCAGCAGCAATCTACAGCATCTAGCACATTGAGGCCACAACCACTTGACACATCTTGGGACAGCCAG TTCAATAGGATGCAAGGGTCCTTTGATAGCAATAGAAGAGTTGAAAATCCAAGATTAAGAAAGGGATTGGATGTACTTGCTTCTTCCCTTAATAGTATAGGTGACTCTATTGGAAATGCCTTGGAG GAGGGACGCAGTATGGTGGAAAACAAGACTGCAGATATCATCCAAGAAACAAGGAAACTGCAAATAAGGAGAAAAGGAGGCAATTCTGATGAACAGATTCAGATTGCTGATTCAAACGCGCAGACCCTTCAAAACAATCAAGAAACAAAACTTAAGGCATCCCGCGAC GTTGCAATGGCAACAGCTGCGAAAGCAAAGCTTCTACTCCGGGAGCTGAAAACCATAAAAGCTGATCTTGCATTTGCCCGAGAAAGATGTACTCAATTGGAAGAAGAGAACAAGATCCTTCGTGAAGCTCGCGAGAAGGGTGTTAATCCTGCTGATGATGACATG ATACGGCTTCAACTTGAGACGCTTTTGAACGAGAAGTCTAGATTGGCCAACGAGAATTCAATATATGCTCGCGAAAACCGGTTCTTAAGGGAGATTGTGGAGTATCATCAGCTTACAATGCAGGATGTGGTGTATTTCGATGAAGGAATAGATGAAGAAGTTACTGAAGTATACCCAATACCTGCAATTTCCAGGATATTATCCATTTCACCTCCTTCTCCATTATCTCCACCATCAATTCATGATGATATTAATGTGGATCCATCTCGATTCAGCAATAGTACTAGTACTCTTGACGCAGAACACACGTTTCCATCCATCTCCCTTCCTCCGCCTCCGCCACCACCACCCACGCCCACAACCGCGAAAGCCGGTGGTTCATTCGATTTGACAGTACCACAAGACACTAATGAGGTGATCAAGTGA
- the LOC124945522 gene encoding uncharacterized protein LOC124945522, whose protein sequence is MGFLLFDRRSLTMLLILSELIFWLPNLKSEETLDSLLQDYAFRAFVRPKTGIVYNGSVPSNLTGIKISALRLRSGSLWARGVETYNEFEIPKGIIVEPYVERIVLVYQNLANWSASYYSLTGYTHLVPVLGLLAYDASNLSAKNLPELFIRSSGEKPISIRFQNVGLVPDGSVAMCVWFDLQGRVNFSNVELGNTCLVSQQGHFSIVANYTDVRQIRTKNSKATWLIVGSVLGGVVLVVVMVLVVMWIRKYMVKKKMGRMEREAEVGEALSMKSVGNVKAPSAMGTRTQPAIEHDYVP, encoded by the coding sequence ATGGGGTTTCTTCTTTTTGATAGAAGAAGTCTAACAATGCTTCTTATACTATCAGAGTTAATCTTTTGGTTACCAAATCTGAAATCTGAAGAAACCCTAGATTCACTTCTCCAAGACTACGCTTTTCGTGCATTTGTTCGACCCAAAACCGGTATTGTTTACAATGGCTCTGTTCCATCGAATCTAACCGGGATTAAGATCTCAGCATTGAGGCTTAGAAGTGGCAGTTTATGGGCTCGAGGAGTAGAGACTTACAATGAGTTTGAAATTCCTAAAGGAATTATTGTTGAACCATATGTAGAAAGGATAGTTTTGGTTTACCAAAACCTAGCCAATTGGTCTGCATCTTACTATTCTTTAACAGGCTACACTCACTTAGTTCCAGTCCTGGGTCTACTAGCTTATGATGCTTCAAACTTGTCGGCTAAGAATTTACCGGAGTTGTTTATTAGATCATCAGGGGAAAAACCCATATCGATTCGATTTCAGAATGTGGGTTTGGTTCCTGATGGATCGGTTGCTATGTGTGTTTGGTTTGATTTACAAGGCAGGGTTAATTTTAGTAATGTGGAATTGGGTAACACTTGTTTGGTTTCTCAGCAGGGTCATTTCTCGATTGTGGCTAACTATACTGATGTTAGACAGATTAGGACAAAGAATTCGAAAGCCACATGGCTTATtgttgggtcggttttgggTGGTGTTGTGTTGGTTGTGGTTATGGTTTTGGTGGTAATGTGGATTAGGAAGTATATGGTTAAGAAGAAAATGGGACGAATGGAAAGAGAGGCGGAGGTTGGAGAAGCTTTGAGTATGAAATCGGTTGGGAATGTGAAGGCTCCGTCTGCAATGGGGACGAGGACTCAACCTGCGATTGAGCATGATTATGTTCCTTAA